Proteins from a single region of Streptomyces sp. TN58:
- a CDS encoding STAS domain-containing protein: MHIRGDHAELAVGGRLDVRSAADARTALHTALDDGHGDLVLDLTGLDSWDATGLGVIMGAHRRAGRAGRRLVLRGVPPQMQRLLVATRLHRILAIEGGLEAESLPRV, from the coding sequence ATGCACATCAGGGGCGACCACGCCGAACTCGCAGTCGGGGGCCGCCTCGACGTGCGCAGCGCGGCGGACGCCCGTACGGCCCTCCACACCGCGCTCGACGACGGCCACGGCGACCTCGTGCTCGACCTGACCGGGCTCGACTCGTGGGACGCGACCGGCCTCGGCGTGATCATGGGCGCGCACCGGAGGGCCGGCCGGGCGGGACGACGCCTCGTCCTGCGCGGAGTGCCGCCGCAGATGCAGCGGCTGCTCGTGGCGACCCGCCTGCACCGGATCCTCGCGATCGAGGGCGGCCTGGAAGCCGAGTCGCTGCCCCGGGTCTGA
- a CDS encoding 3-hydroxyacyl-CoA dehydrogenase family protein, with protein sequence MAGKLAVIGAGLMGSGIAQVSAQAGWDVVLRDVTDAALTRGTGGIKASYDKFVSKGKLTAEDAEAALARITTTTDLDAVADVDIVVEAAFEKIEIKHEIFRALDKIVREDAILASNTSAIPITKIAAVTERPERVVGAHFFSPVPMMQLCELVRGYKTSDETLAATRAFAESVGKTCIVVNRDVAGFVTTRLISALVVEAAKLYESGVATAEDIDIACKLGFGHAMGPLATADLTGVDILLHATSNIYTESQDEKFAPPELMRRMVDAGDIGRKSGQGFYKH encoded by the coding sequence GTGGCTGGGAAGCTCGCCGTCATCGGTGCGGGACTCATGGGTTCCGGGATCGCTCAGGTCTCCGCTCAGGCGGGATGGGACGTCGTGCTGCGCGATGTCACCGACGCGGCGCTGACCCGGGGCACGGGCGGGATCAAGGCCTCGTACGACAAGTTCGTCTCCAAGGGCAAGCTGACGGCCGAGGACGCCGAGGCGGCGCTCGCGCGCATCACGACGACCACCGACCTGGACGCCGTCGCCGACGTCGACATCGTCGTGGAAGCGGCCTTCGAGAAGATCGAGATCAAGCACGAGATCTTCCGCGCGCTCGACAAGATCGTGCGTGAGGACGCCATCCTCGCCTCCAACACCTCCGCCATCCCGATCACCAAGATCGCGGCCGTGACGGAGCGCCCCGAGCGGGTCGTCGGCGCGCACTTCTTCTCGCCCGTCCCGATGATGCAGCTGTGCGAGCTGGTCCGCGGCTACAAGACGAGCGACGAGACCCTCGCCGCGACCCGGGCGTTCGCCGAGTCCGTCGGCAAGACCTGCATCGTCGTCAACCGCGACGTAGCCGGATTCGTGACGACCCGTCTGATCTCCGCGCTGGTCGTCGAGGCCGCGAAGCTGTACGAGTCGGGCGTGGCCACCGCGGAGGACATCGACATCGCCTGCAAGCTGGGCTTCGGCCACGCGATGGGCCCGCTGGCCACCGCCGACCTCACCGGCGTCGACATCCTGCTGCACGCCACCAGCAACATCTACACCGAGTCCCAGGACGAGAAGTTCGCGCCGCCGGAGCTCATGCGCCGCATGGTGGACGCCGGGGACATCGGCCGCAAGAGCGGCCAGGGCTTCTACAAGCACTGA